The Coffea arabica cultivar ET-39 chromosome 1e, Coffea Arabica ET-39 HiFi, whole genome shotgun sequence genome has a window encoding:
- the LOC113706903 gene encoding uncharacterized protein isoform X1, translated as MAVADLHNVSVFDSSFLRESHSSQSRQWGEQSRQSTRASSLLQMWRELEGEHVVNHPNARLGERIQHQRSDRSNTDSVSTFLSDGPESINGNESLEASYVQNEYGTCSQSHIGSENEHDDSNSLVSEQSADLGEVERERVRQIFREWMNSGAKSHPPNGSHINNHSRAQWLGENERERVRIIMEWVQVNCQQRGNYDSPTDEGASEIGPQIELVRDGLLVNHGEICERKAIRRLCGRQALLDLLARAQSERKREIEELLDHRPVSSFTHRSRIQSLLRGRFLRNESTIRDERQTSRAASELGLLRQRNTVSDLREGFLSRLDNSVRGSSNNHQSEYASSSEVHTRNGQLESDEEQEVLEDIYDLFEPSDEESERNDFPSIGYINQQHSVIEEAEGHGDEGQELLNNVDYMPREQGGENDVSGNLRTDVQANPLLSETSEIETSVHDYLVDTDEIVQEQNAPNSGASDVREITGQVEDREPNAAEDSNWQETSAQVEEEQELFLDHEQIEWQQPTSTEADEWAHGNEEGLTETWEENIAHQWDQERPDNDFRDHHNTQEPNEDWHDDGLQEAIDSWLDVPSGQGVGGSSGRVDAFYFPEDDNVYSMELRELLSRRRVSSLLRSGFRASLDQLIQSYVERQGNASMDWEADGASSSPAFIEQDQEQQNDDQVQDGVLSGGVDRTSASDTASQPVWDRDLHRLNWSHNSPHHQLGIQEWEIINELRLDMVRLQQRMDNMQRMLEACMDMQLELQRSVRQEVSAALNRSAVSADTCKDAQHKDDSKWDFVRKGICCMCCEQNIDSLLYRCGHMCTCSRCAEKLVQGKEKCPMCQAPVIEMVRAYSVQ; from the exons ATGGCTGTTGCAGATTTACACAATGTTTCTGTGTTTGATTCTTCATTTCTTAGGGAGTCTCATTCTTCACAGTCAAGGCAATGGGGTGAACAAAGCAGGCAGAGCACCCGGGCATCCTCTCTCCTGCAAATGTGGCGGGAGCTTGAGGGTGAGCATGTGGTGAATCATCCCAATGCGAGACTTGGAGAGAGGATTCAGCACCAAAGGAGTGACCGGTCAAATACTGACTCTGTGAGTACCTTTCTGTCAGACGGGCCAGAAAGCATTAATGGCAATGAGAGCTTGGAGGCCAGTTATGTTCAGAATGAATATGGCACTTGTTCACAGAGCCATATTGGTTCTGAAAATGAGCATGATGACAGCAATAGTCTCGTATCAGAGCAGTCAGCTGATCTTGGAGAAGTAGAACGGGAACGTGTAAGACAAATATTCCGTGAATGGATGAACAGCGGTGCAAAGAGCCATCCACCCAATGGTTCACATATAAATAATCATTCAAGGGCACAGTGGCTGGGTGAAAATGAGCGCGAAAGGGTAAGAATCATTATGGAGTGGGTGCAAGTGAACTGCCAACAGAGAGGCAATTATGATTCTCCTACGGATGAAGGAGCTTCTGAAATTGGTCCTCAGATTGAGCTAGTGCGTGATGGCTTGCTGGTAAATCATGGTGAAATTTGTGAGCGAAAGGCCATCCGAAGGTTATGTGGCAGGCAGgctcttcttgatttgcttgccCGAGCACAGAGTGAACGGAAAAGAGAAATTGAAGAATTGTTGGATCATAGGCCTGTATCTAGCTTTACTCATCGCAGTCGTATTCAG TCATTGCTCAGGGGCAGGTTCTTGAGAAATGAAAGCACGATTCGTGATGAAAGACAGACTTCCAGAGCAGCAAGTGAACTGGGTTTGTTGAGGCAGAGAAATACTGTTTCTGATTTAAG AGAAGGGTTTCTGTCCAGATTGGACAACTCTGTTCGTGGTTCATCAAACAATCATCAGTCTGAATATGCTTCTTCTAGTGAGGTCCATACTAGAAATGGTCAATTAGAATCAGATGAGGAGCAAGAGGTGCTAGAGGACATCTATGATCTCTTTGAGCCGTCTGATGAGGAAAGTGAGAGGAATGATTTTCCCTCTATTGGTTACATAAATCAGCAGCATTCTGTTATCGAAGAAGCTGAAGGACATGGTGATGAAGGACAAGAGTTGTTAAACAATGTTGACTACATGCCTAGGGAACAAGGCGGGGAGAATGATGTTTCTGGGAACTTGAGGACTGATGTCCAAGCTAATCCATTGCTAAGTGAAACTTCAGAGATTGAAACCAGTGTGCATGATTATTTGGTAGATACTGATGAAATTGTTCAAGAACAAAATGCACCAAACAGTGGGGCAAGTGATGTACGCGAGATAACTGGTCAAGTGGAAGATAGGGAGCCCAATGCAGCTGAAGATTCCAATTGGCAAGAAACTTCAGCTCAAGTTGAAGAGGAGCAGGAATTGTTTTTGGATCATGAACAAATTGAATGGCAACAACCAACCAGTACTGAAGCCGATGAATGGGCACATGGTAATGAAGAAGGGCTTACTGAAACGTGGGAAGAAAACATTGCCCATCAGTGGGATCAGGAAAGACCAGATAATGATTTTAGAGATCACCATAATACTCAAGAACCAAATGAAGATTGGCATGATGATGGTTTACAAGAGGCTATAGATAGTTGGTTAGATGTGCCTTCAGGGCAGGGAGTCGGTGGTTCTAGTGGCAGGGTTGATGCATTTTATTTTCCAGAGGATGATAATGTTTACAGTATGGAGCTAAGAGAACTTCTTAGCAG GAGACGTGTCTCTAGTCTTCTTCGGAGCGGTTTCAGAGCAAGCCTTGACCAGCTGATACAGTCATACGTGGAACGTCAAGGCAATGCTTCTATGGACTGGGAGGCAGATGGAGCATCATCTTCACCTGCCTTCATTGAGCAAGATCAGGAACAGCAGAATGATGATCAGGTACAGGATGGTGTATTATCAGGTGGTGTTGATAGAACCTCAGCATCGGACACAGCCTCTCAGCCAGTCTGGGATCGGGATTTGCATAGACTAAATTGGTCTCACAACAGCCCTCATCATCAGTTAGGAATT CAGGAGTGGGAGATCATTAATGAATTGAGGCTTGACATGGTTAGGCTTCAACAGCGCATGGACAATATGCAGAGGATGCTAGAGGCATGCATGGATATGCAACTTGAACTGCAACGCTCAGTTCGGCAAGAAGTTTCTGCAGCTTTGAATAGGTCAGCTGTTTCAGCAG ATACTTGCAAGGATGCACAACATAAGGATGATTCCAAATGGGATTTTGTGAGGAAAGGAATTTGCTGCATGTGTTGTGAACAAAACATTGATTCCTTGCTGTACAG GTGCGGACACATGTGCACATGTTCAAGATGTGCAGAGAAATTGGTCCAGGGAAAAGAGAAGTGTCCAATGTGCCAGGCACCGGTGATTGAGATGGTCCGAGCATATTCTGTCCAGTAA
- the LOC113706903 gene encoding uncharacterized protein isoform X2, producing MAVADLHNVSVFDSSFLRESHSSQSRQWGEQSRQSTRASSLLQMWRELEGEHVVNHPNARLGERIQHQRSDRSNTDSVSTFLSDGPESINGNESLEASYVQNEYGTCSQSHIGSENEHDDSNSLVSEQSADLGEVERERVRQIFREWMNSGAKSHPPNGSHINNHSRAQWLGENERERVRIIMEWVQVNCQQRGNYDSPTDEGASEIGPQIELVRDGLLVNHGEICERKAIRRLCGRQALLDLLARAQSERKREIEELLDHRPVSSFTHRSRIQSLLRGRFLRNESTIRDERQTSRAASELGLLRQRNTVSDLREGFLSRLDNSVRGSSNNHQSEYASSSEVHTRNGQLESDEEQEVLEDIYDLFEPSDEESERNDFPSIGYINQQHSVIEEAEGHGDEGQELLNNVDYMPREQGGENDVSGNLRTDVQANPLLSETSEIETSVHDYLVDTDEIVQEQNAPNSGASDVREITGQVEDREPNAAEDSNWQETSAQVEEEQELFLDHEQIEWQQPTSTEADEWAHGNEEGLTETWEENIAHQWDQERPDNDFRDHHNTQEPNEDWHDDGLQEAIDSWLDVPSGQGVGGSSGRVDAFYFPEDDNVYSMELRELLSRRRVSSLLRSGFRASLDQLIQSYVERQGNASMDWEADGASSSPAFIEQDQEQQNDDQVQDGVLSGGVDRTSASDTASQPVWDRDLHRLNWSHNSPHHQLGIEWEIINELRLDMVRLQQRMDNMQRMLEACMDMQLELQRSVRQEVSAALNRSAVSADTCKDAQHKDDSKWDFVRKGICCMCCEQNIDSLLYRCGHMCTCSRCAEKLVQGKEKCPMCQAPVIEMVRAYSVQ from the exons ATGGCTGTTGCAGATTTACACAATGTTTCTGTGTTTGATTCTTCATTTCTTAGGGAGTCTCATTCTTCACAGTCAAGGCAATGGGGTGAACAAAGCAGGCAGAGCACCCGGGCATCCTCTCTCCTGCAAATGTGGCGGGAGCTTGAGGGTGAGCATGTGGTGAATCATCCCAATGCGAGACTTGGAGAGAGGATTCAGCACCAAAGGAGTGACCGGTCAAATACTGACTCTGTGAGTACCTTTCTGTCAGACGGGCCAGAAAGCATTAATGGCAATGAGAGCTTGGAGGCCAGTTATGTTCAGAATGAATATGGCACTTGTTCACAGAGCCATATTGGTTCTGAAAATGAGCATGATGACAGCAATAGTCTCGTATCAGAGCAGTCAGCTGATCTTGGAGAAGTAGAACGGGAACGTGTAAGACAAATATTCCGTGAATGGATGAACAGCGGTGCAAAGAGCCATCCACCCAATGGTTCACATATAAATAATCATTCAAGGGCACAGTGGCTGGGTGAAAATGAGCGCGAAAGGGTAAGAATCATTATGGAGTGGGTGCAAGTGAACTGCCAACAGAGAGGCAATTATGATTCTCCTACGGATGAAGGAGCTTCTGAAATTGGTCCTCAGATTGAGCTAGTGCGTGATGGCTTGCTGGTAAATCATGGTGAAATTTGTGAGCGAAAGGCCATCCGAAGGTTATGTGGCAGGCAGgctcttcttgatttgcttgccCGAGCACAGAGTGAACGGAAAAGAGAAATTGAAGAATTGTTGGATCATAGGCCTGTATCTAGCTTTACTCATCGCAGTCGTATTCAG TCATTGCTCAGGGGCAGGTTCTTGAGAAATGAAAGCACGATTCGTGATGAAAGACAGACTTCCAGAGCAGCAAGTGAACTGGGTTTGTTGAGGCAGAGAAATACTGTTTCTGATTTAAG AGAAGGGTTTCTGTCCAGATTGGACAACTCTGTTCGTGGTTCATCAAACAATCATCAGTCTGAATATGCTTCTTCTAGTGAGGTCCATACTAGAAATGGTCAATTAGAATCAGATGAGGAGCAAGAGGTGCTAGAGGACATCTATGATCTCTTTGAGCCGTCTGATGAGGAAAGTGAGAGGAATGATTTTCCCTCTATTGGTTACATAAATCAGCAGCATTCTGTTATCGAAGAAGCTGAAGGACATGGTGATGAAGGACAAGAGTTGTTAAACAATGTTGACTACATGCCTAGGGAACAAGGCGGGGAGAATGATGTTTCTGGGAACTTGAGGACTGATGTCCAAGCTAATCCATTGCTAAGTGAAACTTCAGAGATTGAAACCAGTGTGCATGATTATTTGGTAGATACTGATGAAATTGTTCAAGAACAAAATGCACCAAACAGTGGGGCAAGTGATGTACGCGAGATAACTGGTCAAGTGGAAGATAGGGAGCCCAATGCAGCTGAAGATTCCAATTGGCAAGAAACTTCAGCTCAAGTTGAAGAGGAGCAGGAATTGTTTTTGGATCATGAACAAATTGAATGGCAACAACCAACCAGTACTGAAGCCGATGAATGGGCACATGGTAATGAAGAAGGGCTTACTGAAACGTGGGAAGAAAACATTGCCCATCAGTGGGATCAGGAAAGACCAGATAATGATTTTAGAGATCACCATAATACTCAAGAACCAAATGAAGATTGGCATGATGATGGTTTACAAGAGGCTATAGATAGTTGGTTAGATGTGCCTTCAGGGCAGGGAGTCGGTGGTTCTAGTGGCAGGGTTGATGCATTTTATTTTCCAGAGGATGATAATGTTTACAGTATGGAGCTAAGAGAACTTCTTAGCAG GAGACGTGTCTCTAGTCTTCTTCGGAGCGGTTTCAGAGCAAGCCTTGACCAGCTGATACAGTCATACGTGGAACGTCAAGGCAATGCTTCTATGGACTGGGAGGCAGATGGAGCATCATCTTCACCTGCCTTCATTGAGCAAGATCAGGAACAGCAGAATGATGATCAGGTACAGGATGGTGTATTATCAGGTGGTGTTGATAGAACCTCAGCATCGGACACAGCCTCTCAGCCAGTCTGGGATCGGGATTTGCATAGACTAAATTGGTCTCACAACAGCCCTCATCATCAGTTAGGAATT GAGTGGGAGATCATTAATGAATTGAGGCTTGACATGGTTAGGCTTCAACAGCGCATGGACAATATGCAGAGGATGCTAGAGGCATGCATGGATATGCAACTTGAACTGCAACGCTCAGTTCGGCAAGAAGTTTCTGCAGCTTTGAATAGGTCAGCTGTTTCAGCAG ATACTTGCAAGGATGCACAACATAAGGATGATTCCAAATGGGATTTTGTGAGGAAAGGAATTTGCTGCATGTGTTGTGAACAAAACATTGATTCCTTGCTGTACAG GTGCGGACACATGTGCACATGTTCAAGATGTGCAGAGAAATTGGTCCAGGGAAAAGAGAAGTGTCCAATGTGCCAGGCACCGGTGATTGAGATGGTCCGAGCATATTCTGTCCAGTAA